A single region of the Actinoplanes sp. SE50/110 genome encodes:
- a CDS encoding thioesterase family protein, translating to MSDPDAYYLPAGDGEFDATTATTSPWDDAMQHGGPPAGLLARAVELTRPDPEMPIARLTVDMLGPIPRGRVRTEATIVRPGRRVEMVEARLWAGGRLAVTATAWRIRTQKDLTRRYAVPVVPPPLPAAQAAVFFPGVDPAWGYGRSIEWRFVAGSFAEPGPVELWARVRLPLVAGETPSPVQRLAVLADSANGISGELPLTGWLFIPPTMTLTIARVPEGDWVHFAARTTIGPSGTGIAQGVLSDPDGFVAQVGQPLLISPR from the coding sequence GTGAGCGATCCCGATGCGTATTACCTGCCGGCCGGTGACGGCGAGTTCGACGCCACCACGGCGACGACCAGTCCGTGGGACGACGCGATGCAGCACGGCGGCCCGCCGGCCGGGCTGCTGGCCCGCGCCGTCGAGCTGACCCGGCCCGATCCGGAGATGCCGATCGCCCGGCTGACCGTCGACATGCTCGGGCCGATCCCGCGCGGGCGGGTGCGCACCGAGGCGACGATCGTGCGCCCGGGGCGGCGGGTGGAGATGGTCGAGGCGCGGCTCTGGGCCGGCGGCAGACTCGCGGTCACCGCCACGGCGTGGCGGATCAGGACGCAGAAGGACCTTACCCGGCGGTACGCCGTACCGGTCGTACCGCCGCCTCTTCCCGCCGCGCAGGCCGCGGTCTTCTTCCCCGGTGTGGACCCCGCGTGGGGTTACGGCCGCTCGATCGAGTGGCGTTTCGTCGCCGGCTCGTTCGCCGAACCCGGTCCGGTCGAGTTGTGGGCGCGGGTCCGGCTGCCGCTGGTGGCGGGGGAGACGCCGTCGCCGGTGCAGCGCCTGGCCGTGCTCGCCGACTCGGCGAACGGCATCTCCGGGGAGCTGCCGCTGACCGGATGGCTGTTCATCCCGCCCACGATGACGCTGACGATCGCCCGGGTGCCGGAGGGCGACTGGGTGCATTTCGCGGCGCGGACCACGATCGGCCCGTCCGGCACCGGGATCGCCCAGGGGGTGCTGTCCGACCCGGACGGATTCGTCGCCCAGGTCGGACAACCACTGTTGATCAGCCCGCGATGA
- a CDS encoding cellulose binding domain-containing protein: protein MHPWIRRRVAASAVLLTIGLAPAIAPTPAAAATADTHVDVDTRAGLATVAGTAVGVNHAVWDSQLGTDAVADLLHDAGVGMLRYPGGSYADIYHWKDNTAPGGYVAPGTDFDTFMAGAQRTGAQPMIIANYGTGTAQEAADWVRYANVTKGYHATYWTIGNENYGNGHYGSAWEADDHADKSPKEYADAVVAYAQAMKAVDPTVKVGAVLTMPGNWPDGIVGAGDSGTWNQEVLTRAGTAIDFVDVHWYPGGTTPAEALGKPAQIQDAVYLLRRQISRYAGADSSRIGISMTETNVDAGRNTQPGALFLADVYSGLLAQGVFTVDWWNVHNGPDRAGTIAGQTDFNDFGLLSSGTCTPDNAACEPPLNTPFPAYHALSLVGSLAHAGDRFVGTASDNALVSAHAVHRANGDLAVLLINKDPDAAHTVALNYQGFTPSAAVPTVSTYATGATRVTSGAAGTAGTQVLAPYTVDLVVLHPDRVDPKAPKAPGQPAATATDRTATISWPAGGGGLKYEVYRQNRGVSALLGETTGTSLTVHNLEPGHRYTINVLARDGAGRLSPPSPPVTVTTGAPTDAACTVAYRDTNDWGNGFVASIDVTNNGAGPVSGWTLAFTWPTGWQSVSSGWGATWNSDGRTVRVTSDATLGAGASGNVGFVGAYSGPNVPPGVFTLNGTVCGVTTAG from the coding sequence GTGCACCCTTGGATCCGACGGCGTGTTGCCGCAAGCGCCGTACTGCTGACGATCGGGCTCGCGCCCGCCATCGCGCCGACACCGGCCGCCGCGGCGACCGCTGACACCCACGTCGACGTCGACACCCGGGCCGGCCTCGCCACCGTGGCCGGCACCGCGGTCGGCGTCAACCATGCCGTCTGGGACTCCCAGCTCGGCACCGACGCGGTCGCCGACCTGCTGCACGACGCGGGTGTCGGGATGCTGCGGTATCCCGGCGGCTCGTACGCCGACATCTACCACTGGAAGGACAACACGGCACCCGGCGGCTACGTCGCGCCCGGCACCGACTTCGACACCTTCATGGCGGGCGCCCAGCGGACCGGGGCCCAACCAATGATCATCGCGAACTACGGCACCGGGACCGCGCAGGAGGCGGCCGACTGGGTCCGGTACGCGAACGTCACCAAGGGCTACCACGCCACCTACTGGACGATCGGCAACGAGAACTACGGCAACGGGCACTACGGCTCGGCGTGGGAGGCGGACGACCACGCCGACAAGAGCCCGAAGGAGTACGCCGACGCCGTGGTCGCCTACGCCCAGGCGATGAAGGCCGTCGACCCCACCGTCAAGGTCGGTGCGGTGCTGACCATGCCGGGGAACTGGCCGGACGGGATCGTCGGGGCCGGTGACAGCGGCACCTGGAACCAGGAGGTGCTGACCCGGGCCGGGACCGCCATCGACTTCGTCGACGTGCACTGGTACCCGGGCGGGACCACCCCGGCCGAGGCGCTGGGCAAGCCGGCGCAGATCCAGGACGCGGTCTACCTGCTGCGCCGGCAGATCAGCCGGTACGCCGGGGCGGACAGCTCCCGGATCGGGATCAGCATGACCGAGACCAACGTCGACGCCGGGCGCAACACCCAGCCGGGGGCGCTGTTCCTGGCCGACGTCTACAGCGGGCTGCTCGCCCAGGGCGTCTTCACGGTGGACTGGTGGAACGTCCACAACGGGCCGGACCGGGCGGGCACGATCGCCGGGCAGACCGACTTCAACGACTTCGGGCTGCTCTCCAGCGGCACCTGCACGCCGGACAACGCGGCCTGCGAGCCGCCGCTGAACACGCCGTTCCCCGCATACCACGCGCTGTCGCTGGTCGGCTCGCTCGCGCACGCCGGTGACCGCTTCGTCGGGACCGCCAGCGACAACGCACTGGTCAGCGCGCACGCGGTGCACCGGGCCAACGGCGACCTGGCGGTCCTGCTGATCAACAAGGACCCGGACGCGGCGCACACGGTGGCCCTGAACTACCAGGGCTTCACGCCGTCCGCGGCGGTGCCGACGGTGTCCACGTACGCCACCGGGGCGACCCGGGTGACCAGTGGCGCGGCCGGGACAGCGGGCACGCAGGTGCTCGCGCCGTACACCGTCGATCTGGTTGTCCTGCATCCCGACCGGGTCGACCCGAAGGCGCCGAAGGCGCCCGGACAACCGGCCGCGACCGCGACCGACCGCACCGCGACGATCTCCTGGCCGGCCGGCGGCGGCGGCCTGAAGTACGAGGTGTACCGGCAGAACCGGGGCGTCAGTGCACTGCTGGGCGAGACCACCGGCACCTCGCTCACGGTGCACAACCTGGAGCCCGGGCACCGGTACACGATCAACGTGCTGGCACGCGACGGCGCCGGGCGGCTCTCCCCGCCCTCGCCGCCGGTGACCGTCACGACCGGCGCGCCCACCGACGCCGCGTGCACGGTGGCCTACCGCGACACCAACGACTGGGGCAACGGGTTCGTCGCTTCGATCGACGTCACCAACAACGGGGCCGGGCCGGTCAGCGGCTGGACGCTGGCCTTCACCTGGCCGACCGGGTGGCAGAGCGTGAGCAGCGGGTGGGGTGCCACCTGGAACTCGGACGGGCGGACCGTCCGGGTCACCAGCGACGCGACCCTGGGCGCCGGGGCGAGCGGGAACGTGGGGTTCGTCGGGGCGTACAGCGGGCCGAACGTGCCGCCCGGGGTGTTCACCCTGAACGGCACGGTCTGCGGAGTGACCACCGCGGGCTGA